In Flavobacterium sp. CBA20B-1, one DNA window encodes the following:
- a CDS encoding gliding motility-associated C-terminal domain-containing protein produces the protein MKNIYFLFLLLFSSVCFGQYYEQHYIAPAPWQYWNNANEIVIGTIEPNVNVVVQVSKSDGTLVTTLNVTENNPVSYIFTGAFTTTPKNNLNIIENDKGLIIEATHPVMVNVRNIASDAVGSTVANIKGNASLVSFGSEGLGLEFRVGYYRNSVQGLNMGAPVYSVMATEDNTLVYLPASTISLNKGQSYLFNAPMGSLITADKPIVMNTGNYGDTPQICGAAGQDGEDGTFDQIAPIQSLGTKYMVVRGEGSVPTIAQSQQGFGSEQTTIVASKNNTIITIQNFNANGTVAGAPLSMFLNAGDSYTFYHGNGLDLLSSSMITSDQPIIVYSGTAVDCETDISTVLPIGGCSGSLNIQTKKFIDYNNGNLPYYGFCIIESNTVPVFVNGQNIEVLTGNLRVPIGTTGFYLITFDNIQINNPANLIITSTLPLTSSLVQQGGGFSMSAFFSSFGEAADPPVFARRNSDCSVTLEAEDGYSQYVWYKDEINYQTTTNNTLRVTESGSYSVQVMRDCGLSNVSVPLDVEIEPCSDLEVVKERTYQKDLDVTFTITVTNRNPHFTEPNAIATDILPQGLVYVNSTTTKGVYNNTSGIWNIGSLAPNESQTLVIDCTIGSSGDYVNTATVAGDFEDTNTKNNKDTATVEALVADLDAVKDDFRELYIPNDYLEYSIKVTNKGPQRALNVLVKDEMPHATTEMSWSGNGKSGTGDLIDTINALNPNEVVEYKVRLRVPADHKGVFTNSVDVSSEYVVDPNPVCTRCSDTDLPEFNIPRGISPNGDGDNDYLDLSYFFVSRIVIFNRYGQEVYSKNNYTNEWYGQDNNNRILPSGTYFYTAYILNNPYKTGYIEVIREVK, from the coding sequence ATGAAAAACATATACTTTCTTTTTTTGTTGTTATTTTCTAGTGTGTGCTTTGGTCAATACTATGAACAACATTATATAGCCCCAGCTCCTTGGCAATATTGGAACAATGCTAACGAAATAGTTATAGGAACTATAGAACCCAATGTAAATGTAGTAGTACAAGTTAGTAAGAGTGATGGTACTTTGGTTACTACTTTGAATGTCACTGAAAACAATCCAGTTTCGTACATATTTACGGGTGCTTTCACAACTACACCTAAAAACAATTTGAATATTATCGAAAACGATAAAGGTTTAATCATAGAGGCCACACATCCAGTAATGGTAAATGTTAGGAATATTGCTTCAGATGCAGTTGGAAGTACTGTGGCTAACATAAAAGGAAATGCATCATTAGTAAGTTTTGGTTCGGAAGGATTAGGTTTGGAATTCAGGGTAGGGTACTATCGAAATTCTGTTCAAGGTTTAAATATGGGAGCTCCTGTATATTCGGTTATGGCAACAGAAGATAATACATTGGTTTATTTACCTGCGAGCACTATTTCATTGAATAAAGGACAAAGCTATTTGTTTAACGCGCCTATGGGATCTTTAATAACTGCAGATAAGCCCATTGTTATGAATACAGGAAATTATGGCGATACTCCGCAAATTTGTGGAGCAGCTGGTCAAGATGGCGAAGATGGAACATTTGATCAAATTGCACCTATTCAATCATTAGGAACAAAGTATATGGTGGTGCGTGGAGAAGGAAGCGTACCAACAATCGCTCAGTCTCAACAAGGTTTTGGTTCGGAACAAACTACGATTGTTGCTTCAAAAAACAATACTATAATTACCATTCAAAATTTCAATGCAAACGGAACTGTAGCCGGTGCACCATTATCAATGTTTTTAAACGCTGGTGATTCCTATACTTTTTACCATGGAAATGGATTAGATTTGTTATCATCATCAATGATTACTTCTGATCAACCTATAATTGTTTATTCAGGAACAGCTGTTGATTGCGAAACCGATATTTCAACTGTTTTGCCTATTGGAGGTTGTTCAGGATCGTTGAATATTCAAACCAAAAAGTTTATAGACTATAATAATGGAAACTTACCCTACTATGGATTTTGCATTATTGAAAGTAATACGGTGCCGGTTTTTGTGAACGGACAAAATATCGAAGTGCTTACCGGAAATTTAAGAGTACCTATTGGAACAACCGGTTTTTATCTCATTACTTTTGATAATATACAAATAAATAATCCAGCCAATCTAATTATCACCTCAACGTTGCCATTAACCTCAAGTTTGGTGCAGCAAGGTGGAGGCTTTTCCATGTCGGCATTTTTCTCCTCTTTTGGTGAAGCTGCTGATCCTCCCGTGTTCGCAAGAAGAAATAGTGACTGCAGTGTAACATTAGAAGCCGAGGATGGTTACAGTCAATATGTATGGTATAAAGATGAAATAAATTATCAAACAACTACTAATAACACCCTTCGAGTTACTGAATCGGGGAGTTATTCTGTTCAAGTGATGCGCGACTGCGGATTATCAAATGTATCTGTACCCTTAGATGTAGAAATTGAACCATGTTCAGATCTGGAAGTAGTAAAAGAACGCACGTATCAAAAAGATTTGGATGTAACTTTCACAATAACCGTTACAAACCGAAATCCGCATTTTACTGAACCCAACGCCATTGCCACCGATATACTGCCGCAAGGCTTAGTGTATGTTAATTCCACTACAACTAAAGGTGTTTATAACAATACCTCAGGTATTTGGAATATAGGTTCATTAGCGCCCAATGAATCACAAACTTTAGTAATAGATTGCACCATTGGATCTTCGGGTGATTATGTAAATACTGCAACAGTTGCTGGTGATTTTGAAGATACAAATACTAAAAATAATAAAGATACAGCAACAGTAGAAGCATTAGTTGCAGATCTTGATGCAGTTAAAGATGATTTTAGAGAACTTTATATTCCAAACGATTATTTAGAATATTCAATAAAAGTAACCAATAAAGGACCTCAACGAGCATTAAATGTACTTGTGAAAGATGAAATGCCACATGCCACAACGGAGATGAGTTGGAGTGGAAATGGCAAATCAGGTACCGGTGATTTGATAGATACAATTAATGCTTTAAACCCTAATGAGGTAGTAGAGTATAAAGTTCGTTTAAGAGTACCCGCAGATCATAAAGGTGTTTTTACAAACAGCGTAGATGTTAGTTCTGAGTATGTAGTTGATCCAAACCCGGTATGTACTAGATGTTCGGATACAGATCTTCCCGAATTTAATATTCCTCGTGGAATTTCTCCTAATGGCGATGGGGATAATGATTACCTAGATTTGTCGTACTTCTTTGTGAGTAGAATTGTTATCTTTAATAGATATGGGCAAGAAGTATATTCTAAAAATAATTATACGAATGAATGGTATGGTCAAGACAACAATAATAGAATATTACCATCAGGCACCTATTTTTATACTGCATATATTCTGAATAATCCCTACAAAACAGGCTATATAGAAGTTATCAGAGAGGTGAAGTAA
- a CDS encoding lipocalin family protein translates to MIKKIYTFLSIATISVFGLTACSSDDHTATPEPQPTNQLVGKWDLQAMDMKLEMEGNVVFDEKDILTKDSGIIVQYDFKADNNVTYYMYTPATAQTEEREQQGTGTYQKNGNTLTITADGAPQTFQILLLEQNKLHLNLKQEDESTKINITQKFVKI, encoded by the coding sequence ATTATAAAAAAAATTTATACTTTTTTATCAATTGCCACAATAAGCGTATTTGGTTTAACGGCATGTTCTAGCGACGATCATACAGCAACACCAGAACCTCAACCTACAAACCAGTTAGTTGGAAAGTGGGATTTGCAAGCCATGGATATGAAACTTGAAATGGAAGGAAATGTTGTTTTTGACGAAAAAGATATACTCACAAAAGACAGCGGAATTATTGTTCAGTATGATTTTAAAGCAGATAACAACGTTACATATTATATGTACACGCCAGCAACTGCTCAAACAGAAGAAAGAGAACAACAAGGTACAGGAACGTATCAAAAAAATGGAAACACCCTTACAATTACCGCAGATGGTGCTCCTCAAACTTTTCAAATTTTATTGCTTGAACAAAATAAATTACACTTAAATCTTAAACAAGAAGATGAAAGTACTAAAATAAATATTACACAAAAATTTGTGAAAATTTAA